In the genome of Crassostrea angulata isolate pt1a10 chromosome 6, ASM2561291v2, whole genome shotgun sequence, the window TCTGCGTATGGATAATTCTCTTCCCATTCGATCAAAGGCTTGGGAGTTTATTAACATGATATCGTTGACGGACAATATCTTGGCAATGACAccctaatttgtatttgatataaCTGCTAGCCTGGGTTGAGACGGGCGGATTACAAAGATTTGATAAAGCTGCGATAACAGTGTTAGAGAGACGTCCAATTTTACCACATATATGCGAATGACCGAACAACTGCTGAAAGGACTACTAACGTTGACGCCTCTGAGTaataatacaatttaatatCTTGTAAGGGACAAATACTCCTTGTCGCCACCCCGAGAATTTCGATTCATTGAAAGTGaactaaaaaataacaaatagaGTCTTCCCAGCGACAACATTAGGGGGATTAATCACACATCGCGCCCGATTAATGCGCTTTTGACaaaatctaacactgaaataaCAATGCTTTGCTAATCATGTTTAGTTTTACCTAGAAGCAAATTTCATagatatttatatcaatttattattattttttgactTATTATTTTTGCAGACGATCCTGAATTCCATGCACAAGTACCAGCCTCGTTTTCACTTAGTCCGGGCCAACGATATTCTGAAGCTTCCCTACTCTACGTTCCAGACTTTTGTCTTTAAAGAGACAGATTTCTTTGCAGTCACAGCGTATCAAAACGAAAAGGTAACTATCGCCATCTTCCGGTCGCCATCATAAACACGACAACCGCTACATTACACAGATCCAAGACCCCCAAATATTCTTTTGATGACCACACCAGACTCGGAGTGGACATCATCGCAATTAATTAGCGAGAAATTAGCGTGTGACAGAGACGGTTAACGAAGCCCTACCAGAGCCATGTTATCACTTACAGAAACAAATGTTTGGCTCTGCTTCATTTGGGGGGATGGTGTACATGATTTCTTACAAAGAGAGACCAAAGAACCCTTATCGGCAGACACCttgttcaaacaaatcgaacgCGATTTGTGGTATCAGTCCCATCACAATGTGTTTCCTTGGGTCCGGCCAGGCGCCCGACACGTGCGCGCTACGTATACAAGGCATGTCCGTGATTGCGCCTAATGACCAACTAATTAGAACACACAGTAGATGTATATTTTCTGAAGCACCAAATCGGCTATCAGTCCCccatttgattgaaaattccAGGCTCTGGTGTGCCTGATTGCATTTAATGCTTATTGTGattatttgaattgtttgttgAATTGTGAGCCATAATATCCCATATGGCTAAattctttcataatttttaatttcatattttcaatttcagaTCACACAGCTGAAAATTGACCATAACCCTTTCGCCAAAGGTTTCAGGGATACTGGCGCAGGCAAAAGAGAAAAGAAGTAAGCCTTCATTGCAActttaacagttttcaaaaaaatgaaccaataattaacaattcaaaatatttcaatatgctAAGATATATAACTAAAATCATTTTTCTCTCTGCTTCATTAGAAGGGTGATCACACAAAATGGCCAGTCAGTGTTGGTATCTCCAGACAAATCCCGCTCAGATGACGCCCAGAGTGACGACGAAGACAACGAAGAGATCTGTGTCGATGAGACAGACGACATGCATACCGATGTGTCGTCTGCTAACCAGCTCAAAAACCTAAATAAAACTGGTAATTAAGTTATCCAAATAACTTCTCGccttcaaataatttttttatgatttaaacagTATTAGaagttgatttaaaattgacaaattttaataagatttatttttttctcttctagAACAAGAACTTATTAGTGCTGCAATTCCAAGTTCACCCAAGAGACCTGAATCCCCGGTCAAATTATTCGACAGCGAGAAACCAGCATCCCCCACAGAAACTGAAAAAGTTTGCAAAAGGGAGGAATCACCGTCACCGACCCGGGGGGACGAGTTTAACCGGTCCGACGTCAGCAATTCTACATTCAAGAGTCTGAGTGACCACGAAGGAGAGAGTAGTGACGAAAGTATCCGTGATGATCGCCGGAAATCACCAGACTTATCCTCTAGTGCTTCCCCCATTGACAGCATCTGCAAAGAACCAACGAAACCACCCAATGTTACGGTGGTTCAACCCTCCGCCACACACGCAATGTTTCCATTCATGTACCCATCCAACGGGCTTTTTTCTTCACCGTCTTCGATGCCTTTCCCTCTTGGGCACATGTTCGGAAGCTCTCCCTTTTCTTCGCAGCTTCCATTTTTCAGCACTGGACAAAGTGACATTAGCAGTTTACCACCCGCACACCCGTTGTCGCTCTCATTGAGTTCCCTCTCCCCACATAACCAGACTCTTTTACAACCGGCATACTCTACCGGAAGTTCATTCACAGGAAGCAGCTCTTTCTCTCCTCCTCACGCACAAGGGACCCAAAT includes:
- the LOC128187849 gene encoding T-box transcription factor TBX2b-like, which gives rise to MIFQGSTTDNLPMAYNPFFLHRPSDYGSLLAQQQYLSNIALQSPGYAASLLPKLGRNPLGADMLHSLGSRHLRGMEPPETEVHDDPKVELEGKDLWDQFHKIGTEMVITKSGRRMFPPFKVRVSGLDKRAKYILLMDIVPVDDCRYKFHNSRWVVAGKADPEMPKRMYIHPDSPSTGEQWMQKVVSFHKLKLTNNISDKHGFTILNSMHKYQPRFHLVRANDILKLPYSTFQTFVFKETDFFAVTAYQNEKITQLKIDHNPFAKGFRDTGAGKREKKRVITQNGQSVLVSPDKSRSDDAQSDDEDNEEICVDETDDMHTDVSSANQLKNLNKTEQELISAAIPSSPKRPESPVKLFDSEKPASPTETEKVCKREESPSPTRGDEFNRSDVSNSTFKSLSDHEGESSDESIRDDRRKSPDLSSSASPIDSICKEPTKPPNVTVVQPSATHAMFPFMYPSNGLFSSPSSMPFPLGHMFGSSPFSSQLPFFSTGQSDISSLPPAHPLSLSLSSLSPHNQTLLQPAYSTGSSFTGSSSFSPPHAQGTQIGPMFTSRTSPRFTPYSLPSTKTTMSSSNSPNTSGLGLGCTPDLISPRTHGYGHHSPQNRSPVSLNIPSSFDTQSRSSELQSMERMLTGLDRSKMMPHSHLEK